A genomic segment from Scomber japonicus isolate fScoJap1 chromosome 11, fScoJap1.pri, whole genome shotgun sequence encodes:
- the nifk gene encoding MKI67 FHA domain-interacting nucleolar phosphoprotein: MTESKAESVSKPAKELLALNPKQESDFKKKVQEAKKKKSAKGPVRVTPGVIYVGHLPLGLFEPQLKTYFEQFGKVLRLRLSRSKKTGGSKGYAFVEFDCDEVAKIVAETMNNYLMGERLIKCHVVEPEKVHEKLFVGSQREFKKPSHPAVNRYNKERTAEQIAKMTDKLLRKESKLRKRLAAHGIEYEFPGFASQVPAKKKSDGMDASTCSDGPTPVCTPSLLERRKSMVAGDDDGDDEIILKLPAVDKDEEEGSSEEEEGSDNEEGEEEEGEEGDESENEEPSEGDKPATEEAEAQ, from the exons ATGACTGAAAGTAAAGCAGAGTCAGTGTCTAAGCCAGCTAAAGAGCTGCTAGCTTTAAACCCGAAACAAGAGTCTGACTTCAAGAAGAAGGTGCAGGaggcgaagaagaagaaatcagcAAAG GGGCCAGTTCGTGTGACTCCCGGAGTGATTTATGTGGGACATTTACCTCTCGGCCTGTTTGAACCTCAGCTCAAAACTTACTTTGAACAGTTTGGGAAAGTCCTCCGACTGCGGCTGTCCAGGAGTAAAAAG ACAGGTGGAAGCAAAGGTTACGCATTCGTAGAGTTTGACTGCGATGAAGTTGCTAAGATTGTTGCAGAGACCATGAATAATtacctgatgggagagagactCATCAAAT GTCACGTGGTCGAGCCGGAGAAAGTACACGAGAAGCTGTTCGTCGGCTCTCAGAGGGAATTCAAGAAGCCGTCTCATCCCGCCGTCAACCGCTACAACAAGGAGCGCACGGCCGAGCAGATCGCCAAGATGACTGACAAGCTGCTGCGCAAAGAGTCCAAGCTCCGCAAGAGGCTCGCCGCACACGGCATCGAATACGAGTTCCCGGGATTC GCTTCTCAGGTGCCTGCCAAGAAGAAGTCTGACGGCATGGACGCTTCAACGTGTAGCGAT GGCCCCACACCCGTCTGCACCCCCTCCctgctggagaggaggaagtCGATGGTTGCCGGGGACGACGACGGGGACGACGAGATCATCCTGAAGTTGCCGGCTGTGGACAAAGACGAAGAAGAGGGTTCctcagaagaagaggaaggcaGCGATaatgaagaaggagaagaggaggagggggaggagggggatgagTCAGAGAACGAGGAGCCGTCCGAAGGAGACAAACCCGCCACAGAGGAGGCGGAGGCGCAGTGa